In one Flammeovirga yaeyamensis genomic region, the following are encoded:
- a CDS encoding RNA polymerase sigma factor: MKTNMIDLHIWSRVREGDYEAFEQLYDLFFDSLYAYGIKLCKNSDQVEDAIHDMFLDIWKYHDKLSETTSVKFYLFRSLRRKIHKNIKSDEKVSIFNKDVTHVYEIEDQSFDTLIIQSEEKAEKSVLLKKNLASLSKRQYEAVMLKFYSNFSYKEIGSMMDMNEQSARNLIGRGLEKLKGLFS; this comes from the coding sequence ATGAAAACTAACATGATTGATCTACATATTTGGAGTCGTGTCCGTGAAGGCGACTACGAAGCTTTTGAACAACTATATGATCTATTTTTCGACAGTCTATATGCTTATGGTATCAAACTATGTAAAAATTCGGACCAAGTAGAAGATGCTATTCATGATATGTTTCTAGACATATGGAAATACCATGATAAGTTATCAGAAACTACTTCTGTAAAATTTTACCTATTTCGTTCGCTGAGGAGGAAAATTCATAAAAACATCAAATCTGATGAAAAAGTAAGCATCTTTAATAAAGATGTCACCCACGTCTATGAAATCGAGGACCAAAGTTTCGATACTTTAATAATACAATCCGAGGAAAAAGCCGAAAAATCGGTATTACTTAAGAAAAATTTAGCCTCATTGTCAAAAAGACAGTATGAGGCTGTAATGCTAAAATTTTATTCTAATTTCTCTTATAAAGAAATTGGATCTATGATGGATATGAATGAACAATCTGCTAGAAACTTGATAGGCCGTGGCCTTGAGAAGTTAAAAGGTTTATTCAGTTAA
- a CDS encoding DUF4231 domain-containing protein, translating to MTDTKDVTSKYELLKKEIYDMSEKTANWSEGHKSKSFWIYMGIAFSSSCITFLVAIGDDLGEDLHFAVKCLTLIFSACSALLAAWDGFFNHKELWVNYSETRNHLRTLLFELKMLKEEDRDDDKVLNRFYSQYKDIVHESNSKWKELRTDD from the coding sequence ATGACTGATACCAAAGACGTAACAAGCAAATACGAATTGCTAAAAAAAGAAATCTACGACATGTCTGAAAAAACTGCCAACTGGAGTGAAGGACATAAAAGCAAATCATTTTGGATATACATGGGTATTGCCTTCTCTTCCTCATGTATTACTTTTTTAGTTGCTATTGGAGACGATCTAGGAGAAGACTTACATTTCGCTGTAAAATGCTTGACACTTATTTTTAGTGCTTGTAGTGCTTTATTGGCTGCATGGGATGGCTTCTTTAACCATAAAGAATTATGGGTAAATTATAGCGAAACAAGAAATCATTTGAGAACTTTATTGTTCGAGCTTAAGATGTTGAAAGAAGAAGATAGAGATGACGATAAAGTTTTAAATAGATTTTATAGTCAATATAAAGATATAGTTCACGAAAGTAATAGCAAATGGAAAGAACTGAGGACGGATGATTAG